The proteins below come from a single Corynebacterium glyciniphilum AJ 3170 genomic window:
- a CDS encoding acetylornithine transaminase has product MHDTDWQRRWESTVMPTYGTPVVELVSGSGARVTDSEGREYIDLLAGIAVNALGHGHPALVDAVSQQVATLGHTSNIHAHPRVIELAGKLQDLTGPDAQVFFANSGAEANEAAFKITRLTGRGRVLAAEHGFHGRTMGSLALTGQPDKRAPFEPLPDGVEFYPYGDIDALRALVEKNGCAGDTAAIFLESIQGETGVVPAPEGFLTDVRALCDEYGILMVVDEVQAGMGRTGRWFGYEVEDVVPDVVTLAKGLGGGLPIGACVAVTPAAQLLSKGQHGSTFGGNPVACAAGCAVIDTIRAENLLGHVSAMEKVIRDELEPVAAVSHIRGRGLMLGVVLEEPRPGLADRACTAGLLVNQPSPDVLRLVPPLTITETDIRESLAMLKELLS; this is encoded by the coding sequence ATGCATGACACTGACTGGCAGAGGCGGTGGGAATCTACCGTCATGCCGACCTACGGCACACCTGTCGTGGAACTGGTCTCCGGTTCCGGCGCACGCGTCACCGACTCGGAGGGTCGTGAGTACATCGACCTGCTGGCAGGGATCGCCGTCAACGCGCTCGGCCATGGCCATCCGGCCCTCGTTGACGCTGTGTCACAGCAGGTGGCCACGCTCGGACACACTTCGAACATCCACGCGCACCCGCGGGTCATCGAACTGGCCGGCAAGCTCCAGGACCTGACCGGACCTGACGCGCAGGTATTCTTCGCCAATTCGGGTGCCGAGGCTAATGAGGCGGCATTCAAGATCACCCGCCTGACGGGACGGGGCCGCGTCCTGGCCGCGGAGCACGGCTTCCACGGCCGTACCATGGGTTCGCTCGCACTGACCGGTCAACCGGACAAGCGGGCACCGTTCGAACCTCTCCCGGACGGGGTGGAGTTCTACCCCTACGGGGATATCGACGCCCTGCGTGCACTCGTCGAGAAGAACGGTTGCGCCGGTGACACCGCTGCGATCTTCCTCGAGTCGATCCAGGGCGAGACGGGGGTCGTCCCCGCACCTGAGGGATTCCTCACTGACGTCCGTGCCCTGTGTGACGAGTACGGGATCCTCATGGTCGTCGATGAGGTCCAGGCCGGTATGGGGCGCACCGGGCGGTGGTTCGGCTACGAGGTAGAGGACGTCGTTCCGGACGTGGTCACCCTGGCCAAGGGTCTCGGCGGTGGCCTGCCGATCGGCGCCTGTGTCGCTGTCACTCCTGCTGCACAACTCCTGTCGAAGGGGCAGCACGGATCGACGTTCGGTGGCAATCCCGTCGCCTGTGCTGCAGGCTGTGCCGTCATCGACACCATCCGTGCGGAGAACCTGCTCGGTCACGTCTCCGCCATGGAGAAAGTGATCCGTGATGAACTGGAGCCGGTGGCGGCTGTCTCACACATCCGTGGACGGGGTCTGATGCTCGGCGTCGTGCTGGAAGAACCACGCCCTGGTCTCGCCGACAGGGCATGTACCGCAGGTCTGCTCGTCAATCAACCCTCGCCGGACGTCCTGCGTCTCGTCCCTCCGCTGACCATCACGGAGACAGACATCCGTGAATCCCTCGCGATGCTCAAGGAGCTGCTGTCATGA